Sequence from the Leptotrichia trevisanii DSM 22070 genome:
TTTTTTCAGGAGTTTATTTAATAAAAAAAATATATACAGAAAATCTTTATATTGGAATTTCATTTTTTGTATTAATTATTTTTGTTCTTTTGTTTTCTGAAATGATTCCAAGATTAATAGCCAGAAACAATATTTATGGAGTTTCCAAAACTTTAATAATACCGCTAAATACAGTACGGATTGTATTAAAGCCGCTGATTAGGTTATTTATACATATTTCAAGAGTTATTGTCGGAATATTCAGAATAAAAGTAAAAGATCAGATGTTTGAAATAACAGAAGATGAAATTTTGACGTTTTTAAAAGCTGGAACAGAAAGCGGTGTATTTGAAGAAGGCGAAGAGGAAATGATTACCAGCATTTTTGAATTTTCAGAAACGACAGTCAAGGAGATACTTACACCTCGAAGAGATGTTTTTGCGTTGGAAGCAGAAAGCAAAATTGACGATGTGTGGAATGAGATTTTGGATCAAGGATTCACACGTATCCCGATTTATACTGAAACAATTGATAAAATTGTAGGAACAGTACATATGAAGGACTTACTCCGTTATGATAAGCAGACTGGGGAAAATCCGCCAATAAAGGACTTTATGAAAGAAGCCTATTTTGTTCCGATCACGAAGCCGTTAGTTGAATTATTGGAAGAATTTAAGTTAAAGCAGCTTCATATGGCAATAGTTATTGATGAATACGGCGGAACACAGGGAATTGTAACGATTGAAGACTTGCTGGAGGAAATTGTTGGAGAAATAAGAGATGAATTTGATCAGGAAGAGGAAAACATTCAGCAAATTCGTGAAAAAATATTTGATATAAAAGGTGATACACCTATCGAAGAAATCAATGACAAGCTGGGAATAGAAATTCCATTATCTGAAGAATATGACACTATTTCAGGATATATTCAAGATAAGCTGGGAAAAGTTGCCGATGTTTTTGATCAGGTAAAGGAAAATAATTTTATATTGAAAGTTACCGATGTGGATAATAAGCGTGTTGAAAGAGTAAGGGCGATTATTATTGAACAGGAAGAAGAAAAAGAAAAATAAGGAGAGAAAATGGAAGAAATGAGACCACGAATACGTGTGGCAGGAATTCTCATAGAAGATGATAAAATTTTGTTAATTCAACATTACAAAAATAATAAAAAATACTGGCTTATTCCCGGTGGTGGAAATGATTGGGGTGAAACTTCTAAAGAAGCCCTTGTACGAGAATACAAGGAAGAAACAAATATGGATATAGAAGTTGATGAATTTCTGTTTTTTTCAGAAACAATTTTTCCAGACAAGGAGCGACATATTTTGAATTTATTTTTTAGAATACATCGTAACAATAAAAATAATGACATCATTAAATTAGGAGAAGAAGCAGTTCTCACAGATTTAAGATTTGTAACAAAAGAAGAATTGAAAACAATGACAATTTACCCAAATATTAAAGAAAACTTATTAAGACTAATGGATGGAGAAAAAGTTGAAACTTATTTGGGAAGTTTGTGGAATGAATAATTAGAAATATTTAGATAGACTTAAAATTTATACATAATTTATAATTTATTGTAATTAAGAAGTTTAATTATATATTTGAATTTTTTGAAAATTGAACTGATGCAAACTAAGTAAATTTAGGATTTTAAGAAAAGCGGTAACTTTTAAGTTTAGTTTTAGTAGAGTTATTATTAATTATATAATTTTAGAAAAGAGGAAAAAGAAAAAATGAAAATAGAAGAAAAAGAAAAAATAGAAAAATTAGTCCGTTCAGTAGAAAATTTTCCAGAAAAAGGAGTAATATTCAGAGATATTACAACAGCACTAAAAGATAAGGAAGGATTGGAAATCATTATAAAGGATTTTACAGACAGATATAAAGATAAAGGGATAGACTATGTAGTGGGAGCTGACGCAAGAGGGTTTATTTTCGGAGCTGCAATAGCCTACAATATCGGAGCGGGATTTGTTCCCGCAAGAAAACCTGGCAAATTACCCGCAGAAGTTGAAAGCATAGAATATTCTTTAGAATACGGTAAAAATAGCATAGAAATTCACAAAGATGCCTTTGAAAAAGATTCAAAAATATTAATAGTGGATGATTTGCTAGCCACAGGGGGAACCGCCAAAGCAATGGTTCAATTAGTCGAAAAATTAGAAGCAAAAGTGTACGAATTAGCATTCATGATAGAGTTATCCGATTTGAAAGGACGGGAATTTCTTGAAGGCTATGAAGTTTATTCGCAATTAAAATATTAATAAAATTTAAAAGGAATAACTTTCTATTTACCATAATTAGAAAAATTCCTTTTTTATATACATAATTTTTTTTATATTTAGTAATAAAGTTATACTAAACCCCATTTAAAAATAGGAATAAATTTTTATAATAGGGTTATTTGATAGCTAATTCATAATCATTCGACTAAATTGTTTTTTATTGTTTTTTGTATATTTTGATTAATAAATATTTTTTCTTTTTTATTTTTGTAGGATTGCTCATTGTCGCAAATCCTTATCTTGCAGTAAAGGTTTATCCTAATAATTAAAATTGTGGCAAGATTGCTGTGTAATAACCTATAGCTAGTTTACAACATTTTTCTGCACTGACATCAAACAGTTTTGCCAGCATAGAAAAATGCTCTGACGGATTAGTTTATACTAGATTATGTTTAAAAAATGAAAATTATATTTTAATTATTTGAAAATATTAGGTTTATATCCTTTATTAGAAAAGTTTGTAAAAAATTCGTTATTTAAATGGGATTTAGCATGAAATAGCAAATTTAAGGTATTTTCTAAGAAATAAAAAATAGACTACGAATAAAAATATGAAAAAATCCAAATAAAATGAAAAAAAGTAGTTGACAAAGAAATCTAATTATGATAATATATATCCTGTCGATACGAAATGTGTCGCAGGACAATTGAGATAAGAATAGAAGAAGCAACAATGTGTAAAAGATAAATGTAAGTCAAGAATCAAAATGATTCTCGTCAAGACGAAGGTGAAATAAAATATATGAAGATATATTGAATGAAGAGTTTGATCCTGGCTCAGGATGAACGCTGACAGAATGCTTAACACATGCAAGTCTTTGGCNNNNNNNNNNTATTTGAGAGGAGGAGAATGTCCGATTAGGGAAGTTTTGAAAGAAATATCACAAAGTAAAATATTTTAAAAAAAGCAGTCAAAAAAGATTTGTTGTGGTATTTAATGACTGCCCCTATATTTTTTACTCTGTCTTATTTCGCCGCCACCAACAATTTCATTGTCCAAATAAAATACAATGTGCTGTCCTTCTGAATTTTCGTGAGTTTTTTCATCAAACTCAAAAATTATCCTATTTTCATTACTTTCTTCACTTTTTAAAATTTTCAACTCTCCAGCCAATCCTTTTGAAGAGAACCTCGGACGTGCAGTTAATTTTTTTCCGACTATTTCTTTTAAATCATAATGAAATTTACAATTTATCACTTCTATTTCCTTTATTAGCAATTCATCAAAATCTCCCACAACAACCTCATTTGTTTCAGGGCGAAGCTCAAGCACAAAAAACGGCTTTCCTAAATTAAGCCCCAGTCCACGCCGCTGCCCAACTGTGTAAAACTGATAACCTATGTGTTCTCCGATAATTTTACCATTTTTATCCACAAAATTTCCCTTTTTTACATCATTTCCGAGCACTTTTTTCAAAAATGGAATATATCCGTTGGGAGCAAAGCAGATTCCTTGGCTATCGGGCTTATTATGAGTGTGAATACCATTTTGTCTTGCGATTTCACGAACTTCTGATTTTTCATATTCTGAAAGTGGAAATAAAAATCTTTCCACAACATCTTTATCCAGTCGATAAAGCATATAAGTCTGATCTTTTCTGTTATTTTTATCCCATAAAAGCATATTATTCTTACTAACTTTTGAATAATGCCCTGTCGAAATGTATTTTATTCCCATTTTATCAGCGAATTCTACGAGTTTTTTTATCTTTACCTTTTCATCGCAAATTACACAAGGTGAAGGTGTTTTTCCAGCATTGTACATCTTTATAAAATATTCCATTACATCCTTTTTAAATTCTTCCACAACATTTAGGACATAATGAGGAATTCCCAAAGTGTAGCACGTATATCTTGCATCATTTATATCATCAAGGGAACAGCACGTTTTTCCAGGATTTTCTGAAAGTTCATCAGGCAAATGCTTTAACGTAACTCCTATAACTTCATAGCCTTGCTGTTTCAATAAAAGAGCAGCGACAGAACTATCTATGCCGCCACTCATTCCAACTACTACCTTTTTATCATCTAATTTTTTGTTCATTTCGTATTTCTTTCTCTTTCCTAAATTTCTAACTTCTATGTTTCCAAACTTAAAATCTTATTTTTTATTTTTCTCTTTTTGCCACATATATTCCCCGATTCCTAAAGCAAAAATTAAAAACAATTTATTTTTATTTTCTTTAAATATTTTTCCAAGTTTATATCCTGCTGCCCTGCAAAATTTGTAATAAACAGCATTATTTAGAACTTTCTGCTTAAAAGACAAATTTTGGGTATTGATTTCATTATGATAAAGAGCCTGTCCTTTCGGATTTCGCAGCAGTAAATTATTGTATTTTGCTGTCAATCCATCTTCCTGATATTCCTTTATCTCAATTTTCTCATTTACATAAACCATTTTATACTTTTCACAAATTCTATTATAGACAACAGCCTCAGTAATAAATTTTTCATCATCAAAAACTGGAAATTTATATTTTTTTATAATTTCAGTCCGAAACATAAGCCCTTTATCGCCCTTAACGCTATATTTATTGTAAATATCAAACTGTGTTGAAATCATATCTTTTTCTGGAAAACTAGAACCTATAACTTCTCCATCTGGATAAGTTGATAAATACCCCATTCCCGCAATATCACTATTTTTTTCATATTTTTTCCAATATTTCAAAATAGTTTCAAGACCATTTTCGACATATTCATCATCAGAATCAAGGCATATAAAAAGCTCTCCATTTGCTTTATCAGTTGCGAAATTATACGCTCGCTGTTTACCTCCGTTTTCCTTAAAATAATACTTTATATCCAGCTTTTTTTCACTCAAAAATTCTTCTACCTTCTCTTTAGTTCCATCAGCAGAGCCATCATCTACAATAAGCCACTCAAAGTCCTTGTAAGTCTGTTTTTGAAGTGATTTATACAATTTTTCAAGCAGTTCTTTTCGATTAAAAGTTGGTGTAAAAATCGTAAATTTCATTTTTTATTTCCCCTTATTTTTCAAAACTTTAAAATTTAACGTTTTATAATTTTTCTTTTTATTCCATTCACAAGATTTGCAATTTTAGCGTAAACTTCCCTATTTACAAGCAATTTCGTAACTATTGCCAAATAAACTATTTTCAAGCCAAATTTCATCCACGAAAGCTGATCATTTGACAAATAAAATATTACAGGATTTACAATAATTATGAAATATAAAAATAATTTTTTATAATTAAACGAAATCTTATATTTTTTCCTTATAATCATCATTTCCATTATTGCTCTAAATAAAAAAGCAAGTAATGTTGTCCACGCCGCAATAATAGGCCCAATTTCTGGAAATTTTGGTATAAAAATTATATTTCCAACTAAATTAAATATCATTGCAAACATTGTAAAATAAAAAATGTATATACTATCTTCGTGAAAATGGAAAAAATAATCAAGGCAAAATAACGCCTGAATTACAATTCCAGCCAAAATTAACGGCATATAATTTATCGCCTGATGATAACTTTTTGGAAATATCAATTTTATTCCTTCTGGAGCAAACAACTGTGCAATTACACAGGCAAAGGAAATAATTGCAATAAAGTTTTCCACACTCCGTGTTATTCTCGGATTTGTCCTATCCTCCTTCATCGCCTCATAAAACTCTGGCGTCCAGCTGTTTACAAAAGAACCTGTAACAACCGATAAAACTCTTCCCCCAGTAAATGCAAGTGTATACCCTCCAACTACCGCAAGAGAAACAAATTTTGCCAAAACAAGTCTATCGCTCAAATTTACAACCTGATCCGTAAGCTCAATAAAAATCAGCGGTAATCCATTTCTTAGCGAATATTTCACATAATCAAAATTCAGCTTAAATCTAAATTTCCCAAAATAATCCTTAAAATAGAACAGAAATACTATAAGCAACGCAATTAAATTTGCAAACTGGTTTCCAAAAACTCCCCATTTTAAGTATTTTATAAAGTAAATTGCCAGAATATAAGTTGTAAAAAGGCTTACAACACTTCCTATCGCAACTTTCATATACATTCTCTTCATTCTGAACAAAGTTGTCGAAAGATTGTTAAAAGCGTTCGTTGTAGCAATTAAGACGCTGACAATTATCAAAGGATAGTAACTTACCTTGCTTAAATCAACTATATATGAAAACAACTTTTGTGCTGCCGGTGTAAATAAAAAAATATAAGTAAGTACATTAAAAACTATTATAATCAAAGTTGAAGAAAACATATAGCTTCCAAACTCATCTTCACTTTCCTTCAAATCTACATATTTCTTCATCTGAGCATTATAAAGCCCCAGCCCCAGAATCACCGTAAACAATGAAGTAATCGGAGCCAACGTTCCCACAATCCCAAATTCTTCCTGTGTCAGTAACCTCGTTATTATCGGCAAAAATATAAATGAACCCATCTTTGTAACTAGGTTCATAAGAGAATAAACCATTGTACCCTTCAATAAATTTTTATTATCCATTCAAAAAAATTCCCCTTATCTTAATCCTATTAAATCGTGCACTCTTATTAAGCCCACAACATTCCCATTTTCCACAACTGGCAATACATTAATCTGGCTTTTTCTATTTTCCATCAGATGAAGTGCATCGAGAGCCATCGCATCTTTCTCAATCGTTACTGGTGTGGAAATCATAATGTCGGAAGCCACATAATCAAAAAATTTCTCCTTATGTTCCAATGCACGCCGAATATCACCTTCTGTTATGATTCCAAGCAGTTTTCCATTTTCAAGTCCTGTATCTGAAATACACACAGCTCCTAATTTTTTCTTTGTAAGAACCATTAATACATTTTCAATTTTTTCATCTTCTTTTACAACTGGCAGTTCGTCTCCAATGTGCATTAAATCTGAAACATGTAATAATAACCGTTTTCCAAGACTTCCTCCTGGATGATATTTAGCAAAGTCGTTTTCTGTAAAATTCTTTAATTTCATAAGGCATACGGCAAGTGCATCTCCTGTCACAAGTGTTGCTGTAGTTGAACTCATCGGAGCTTGCCCCAACGGACACGCTTCCTTTTCCACCCCGACATTAATCGTCAGTTCCGCATATTTCCCTAATGTAGAATTAGGATTTCCAGTAAATGCAACAATTTTTCCTCCAATTTTTCTTATTGGTGCCAAAATGCTTAATACCTCATCTGAATTTCCGCTGTTTGAGATTGCAATTACAACATCTCCATCGCTAATCATTCCCAAATCACCGTGAAGTGCCTCTGCTGCATTTATAAATACTGCTGTTGTACCAGTCGAAGCAAGTGTCGCTGTAATTTTTTTCCCAATTATTCCAGACTTTCCAATTCCTGTCACAACAACTTTATTATTATTTTTCAATTCCAAAATCATTTGAACTAACTTTTGAAAATTATCTCCCAGCTTATTTTTTAATTTTTCCAGTTCCGCAATTTCAATGTCAAATACATTTTTAGCTTCTTTTATAATATCTATTTCCATTTTTAGTTTTGCTCCCTTTATTCAATAAATATTTTTATTGATGTTTTTTTATTATGTCCGAATTTTTTTATATTAAACTAATATAACTTTAAAATAACACTAAAGTTCAAGTAAAATAGTCAACTATTATCTTGGACTACTTATTTTGCATCTCAATTTTATTCAATATTTTCTTAACTTCCTGACTTTTATCCTTATGGCAGACAAGCAAGGCATCCTTTGTATTTACAATAACAATATTTTCTAGTCCTATTGTAGCGATAATTTTATCATTTTCCTTATTAATTACAATATTTCCTTCTGATTCAATCTGCTCAAAATGATTAGCTTGCACAACGTTGCTATCCTTGTCCTTTGGAAAAATATCCTCAAGCGACTTGAAATTTCCAACATCATTCCAGTCAATGTCAACTGGAATCACGCTCACAGATTTTGTATGCTCCATCACTCCAAAATCTATCGAAATTTTTTCAAATTTCTCAAATTCACCCTTTACAAAATTACTTAATTTCTCCCCATAAACTTCATTCAAATCTACATTTTCCAGCATTTTTTCAATATTTTCCAAAATAGTCTTGTGTGTTTCCATATATTTTTTTATTTCATGTAAAATAAATTCCGTTTTCCAAAGAAACATTCCACTATTCCAAAGATAATTCCCCTGCTCAATATATTTTTCAGCCAGCTCCTTATTAGGCTTTTCCCTAAATTTTTTCACTTTATACGACTTGAATTTTCCTTTATTTTCACAATTATTTTTATTGTCTTTTGTTTTTTTTCTATCTACATACTCAATATATCCGTACCCAGTTTCCGCATAAGTAGGCTTAATTCCCAACGTAACAATCTTATTTTTCTCAGCCTCCTGAAATGCAAACTCCAAGCTGTCCAAAAATTCCTTTTCCTTCTTAATCAGATGATCCGACGGTAAAACAGCCATAATGCTATTCTCATAAATTTTTCTGATAATACAGGCTGCGTATCCGATACAAGCCGCCGTATCCCTAGCCATTGGCTCAAAAATTATATTCCTGTCAGCAATCTCAGGAAGTTCCTTTTTTATTATATCAAAATATTTAATATTCGTGGAAATAAAAATCCTCTCTATCGGAATAAGCTCCTTTATCCTGTCAATCGTTTCCTTTATCATAGTTTTTTTCGACACAAGATCCAAAAACTGCTTCGGCTTCTCATTCGTAGACAACGGCCAAAATCTCGTTCCACTTCCCCCCGCCATAATTAAAGCTACCTTATCCATAACTTTCTCCCGTTCTTCAATTAATTTTTATTTATCATCCTACTTTTTATCTATTCTTTTTTAGCTATTTTTTCAATTAAAAGTATAACATAATTTATTTGTTTTATCAAAAAGAATATTCATAAAATATTATTTGAATACTTGAAGATAAATTCAAAATAAATGTTGATAATAACTTACATTTTTTGATATAATATGAGAAGATAAATTTTTAATTGCTAAAATTGTATGTGATGAAAGGATAAATTAAGAATGATTAATGTTTTAAAGGGAATGAAAGATAGATATTCTGATGATGTAAAAAAATATGACTTAATTGTTGATACAGCAAAAAATGTATTTGAAAAATATGGATTTGAGCGAATTATAACACCTATTCTGGAAGAAACTGAGCTTTTTAGACGTGGTGTTGGAGATGAGACGGATGTTGTTTCAAAGGAAATGTATGAGTTTACAGATAAGGGAAACAGAAACGTTACAATGCGTCCAGAAGGTACTGCCGGAGTCGTACGTGCCTATTTGGAAGCAGGCTTTCACAAATCTTCCCCAATCGTAAAATGGTTCTACAATGGTCCAATGTACCGTTACGAAGCCCCTCAAAAAGGAAGATTTCGAGAATTTCACCAAATGGGAATTGAAATGTTTGGAGTTCGTTCCGCTTACCTTGATGCAGAAATTATCCGAATGGGATGTGAATTCCTTGAAAAGCTGGGAATTACTGGACTGACTGTGGAAATAAACAGTCTTGGAAATATTGATTCAAGAAAAAAATACATTGATGATTTAAAAGCATTTATGGAAAAAAGACTGGATAAACTTAGTGACGACTCAAAACGAAGATACACAACAAATCCTCTAAGAGCCTTGGATTCAAAAGACAAAGGCGATCAGGAACAATTTATAAACGCTCCAAAATTATACGACTATCTTGACGAAGAAAGTAAAAATTATTTTGAAGATACAAAAAAATATCTTGAATTGATGAATATTAATTATGTAGTAAACGACAAGCTGGTGCGTGGACTTGACTATTACTCAGATATAGTTTTTGAAATAAAATCTAATAAATTAGGCTCGCAAGCAACTGTACTAGCTGGAGGACGTTACGACAGACTCCTTGAAATACTTGGAAATGCAAAAGTCCCAGGAATAGGTTTCGCTGCTGGAATGGAAAGAATTGCAATGCTTATGGATGAAAATTTGATTGCAAAAGAAGAAAACAAAATTTACGTTATTTATTTTGACGAAACAAAAGAATATTTTGTAAAAATAGTTGAAGAACTGCGAAAAAATGGAATAAAAGTTAATTTTGACTACAATCCAAAAAGTTTTGGAGCCCAAATGAAAAAGGCAAACCGTGAAAATGCAGACTATGTATTGATTTTAGGAGAAGATGAACAAAAAGAAAATGTAGTTACAATGAAGAAATTTAGTACAGGAGAACAAGAAAAATATAAATTAGAAGAAATTATTAAACTTTTAAAATAAAAAGAGAAAATTTTGTAAAAAAGAAAAATTGAAAGGAAAAATGAAAATGTACAGAAATTATAAATTAAATGAATTAAGAATAGAAAACATCGGAGAAGAAGTTATTTTATCTGGATGGGTTTCAAAAGTTAGGGATTTGGGGCATTTCACATTCATTGATTTGAGAGATAGATACGGAATTACTCAAATTTTAGTGAATGAAGAAGTTTCAGGAAAAGAGCTTTTTGAAGAAGCTAGAAAATTAAAAAATGAATGGGTTATAAAAGTTACTGGAAAAGTTGCTGAAAGAAGCAGCAAAAATAAAAATATTTCTACTGGAGATATCGAAGTTGAAGCAAAAAACATTGAGATTTTGAGCCGTTCTAAGCAATTACCGTTTGAAATTGATGAAACAGGAAATCTTAATGAAAATATGCGTCTAACTTACAGATATCTCGATATAAGACGTCCGAGAATGTTAAATAACATTATAAAAAGAAATAATATGCTGTTTTCAATTAGAAAATTTATGAATGAAAATGGATTTTTAGATATTGACACTCCTATTCTAGCAAAAGCCACACCTGAAGGAGCGAGAGATTTCGTTGTTCCAAGCCGAATAAATAAAGGCGACTTTTACGCCTTGCCGCAATCTCCACAGTTATTTAAGCAAATCCTTATGGTATCGGGTGTTGATAAATATTACCAGCTTGCAAAATGTTTTAGAGACGAGGATTTAAGAGCCGACAGACAGCCTGAATTTACTCAATTGGACTTGGAAATGTCGTTTATTGAGCAAGAAGATATTTTAAATGTGACAGAAGCACTTGCAAAACAAGTATTTAAAGATGTTACTGGTATTGAAATTACTGAAAATTTTGAAAGAATGAGTTATGATGATGCAATGAATTTTTATGGTTCAGACAAGCCTGATTTAAGATTTGACATGAAATTGATTGATTTATCCAAAGAAACAGAAAATTGTGGATTCGGAGTATTTGAAAATGCAATAAAAGATGGGGGAAATGTAAAAGCGATTGTTGCTCCAAATGCTGAAAAATTCTCAAGAAAATACATCAAAGATTTAGAAGACTTTGTAAAGACATATTTCAAAGCAAAAGGGCTAGCTTATATCAAAATTAATGAAGATGGCGAAATTAATTCTCCAATTGCCAAATTTTTTACAGAAGAAAAATTAGCTGAAATTACTCAAAAATTAGGAATTAAAAATAACGAAATCGCTTTAGTTTTAGCTGATAAATACAAAATTGTTCACGACGGACTGGGAGCATTAAGGCTAAAACTGGGAGAAGAACTGGAATTAATTAACAAAGATTCATTCAAATTCCTATGGGTAGTTGATTTCCCAATGTTTGAATGGAGCGAAGAAGAAAACAGATACAAGGCTCAACATCATCCGTTTACTTCAATAAAGCAGGAAGACAGAAAATATCTTGATTCAAATGAACTTGATAAAATAAAGACAGATTCCTACGATATGGTTCTAAACGGTTATGAAATCGGTGGAGGAAGTATCAGAATTCACGAAGAGGAATTACAGGAAAAAGTGTTTGAAAAATTGGGGCTTAGCAAAGAAGAACAGCAGGAAAAATTTGGCTTCTTTCTGGAAGTGCTAAAATACGGAGTACCGCCACACGGAGGACTTGCCTTCGGAATCGACAGATGGCTTATGGCAATGTTAAAGGAAAACTCTATAAAAGAAGTAATCCCATTCCCTAAAACAAATAAAGGACAGGATTTGATGACAGGAGCTCCTGCTGAAATTGAAGAAAATGTACTTGCAGACGACTTAAGACTAAAATTACTGGAAATTGAAAA
This genomic interval carries:
- the aspS gene encoding aspartate--tRNA ligase, with the translated sequence MYRNYKLNELRIENIGEEVILSGWVSKVRDLGHFTFIDLRDRYGITQILVNEEVSGKELFEEARKLKNEWVIKVTGKVAERSSKNKNISTGDIEVEAKNIEILSRSKQLPFEIDETGNLNENMRLTYRYLDIRRPRMLNNIIKRNNMLFSIRKFMNENGFLDIDTPILAKATPEGARDFVVPSRINKGDFYALPQSPQLFKQILMVSGVDKYYQLAKCFRDEDLRADRQPEFTQLDLEMSFIEQEDILNVTEALAKQVFKDVTGIEITENFERMSYDDAMNFYGSDKPDLRFDMKLIDLSKETENCGFGVFENAIKDGGNVKAIVAPNAEKFSRKYIKDLEDFVKTYFKAKGLAYIKINEDGEINSPIAKFFTEEKLAEITQKLGIKNNEIALVLADKYKIVHDGLGALRLKLGEELELINKDSFKFLWVVDFPMFEWSEEENRYKAQHHPFTSIKQEDRKYLDSNELDKIKTDSYDMVLNGYEIGGGSIRIHEEELQEKVFEKLGLSKEEQQEKFGFFLEVLKYGVPPHGGLAFGIDRWLMAMLKENSIKEVIPFPKTNKGQDLMTGAPAEIEENVLADDLRLKLLEIEKED